The following are encoded in a window of Variovorax paradoxus genomic DNA:
- a CDS encoding FecR family protein yields the protein MTLTSPPSEEAQRLRQDVLDWFVRRQRAHWGASDERAFQAWLGADARHGAAFREWESRWRAFDAIAPETVAGWRSGFEGRTSVAPTRRGFLKPAFVLAASGMAVGAGYLGWREVQAQPVFEQAFATRRGQQLEAPLPDGSRLRLDTATRLEVRLFRDRREVTLIDGQAVFAVQSDAKRPFDVLAGPLRVRVVGTRFAVRHTPGMPGADGTRVSVEEGKVRVLRRAPEATSEVFLTTGRQVESDAQGVFSAVSAVPRDGIAPWREHRLSFVDTPLARALAELERYGSTGLVVNDPAVAALRLSGTFDPRDARTLRLALASALPVRLKENGAVAELVPAL from the coding sequence CTCCGTCCGAAGAAGCCCAGCGCCTGCGACAGGACGTGCTGGACTGGTTCGTCCGCCGCCAGCGTGCGCACTGGGGCGCGTCCGACGAGCGCGCGTTCCAGGCCTGGCTCGGTGCCGATGCGCGCCATGGCGCGGCCTTTCGCGAATGGGAGTCGCGCTGGCGCGCCTTCGACGCGATCGCGCCCGAGACGGTCGCGGGCTGGCGCAGCGGCTTCGAAGGCCGCACATCGGTTGCGCCCACGCGCCGCGGCTTCCTGAAACCGGCCTTCGTGCTGGCCGCCTCCGGCATGGCGGTCGGCGCCGGCTACCTCGGCTGGCGCGAGGTGCAGGCCCAGCCCGTGTTCGAACAGGCCTTTGCCACCCGGCGCGGGCAGCAGCTCGAAGCACCGCTGCCCGACGGCTCCCGGCTGCGGCTGGACACCGCCACCCGCCTCGAAGTGCGCCTGTTCCGCGACCGCCGCGAGGTGACGCTGATCGACGGGCAGGCGGTGTTCGCGGTGCAGTCCGATGCGAAACGACCGTTCGATGTGCTGGCCGGTCCGCTGCGCGTGCGGGTGGTCGGCACGCGCTTTGCCGTGCGCCACACCCCCGGCATGCCGGGCGCCGACGGCACGCGGGTGTCGGTGGAAGAGGGCAAGGTGCGCGTGCTGCGCCGCGCGCCGGAGGCGACGAGCGAAGTCTTCCTGACCACCGGCCGCCAAGTGGAGAGCGATGCGCAGGGCGTGTTTTCCGCAGTCTCGGCCGTGCCGCGCGACGGCATCGCACCCTGGCGCGAGCACCGCCTGAGCTTTGTCGACACGCCGCTGGCCCGGGCGCTGGCCGAACTGGAGCGCTACGGCAGCACCGGCCTGGTGGTGAACGACCCGGCCGTGGCGGCGCTGCGCCTGAGTGGCACCTTCGATCCGCGCGACGCGCGCACGCTGCGGCTCGCTTTGGCCAGCGCCCTGCCGGTGCGGCTGAAGGAAAACGGCGCGGTCGCCGAGCTCGTGCCGGCCCTCTAA
- a CDS encoding TonB-dependent siderophore receptor, whose amino-acid sequence MTKRLITKMTPAPLALAVALALANAPLMARAQGAPQPISIAAQPLAEALNDWARQTRIQLVVQQNLVAGKSAPAISGSLTARQALDRLLAGSGLAATMEGNAAVIKAAPASGGTSTLPAVTVVADGEESATGRVQGYVARRSATGTKTDTPIIETPQSISVITADRIEAMGAANLKDALGYTPGVSTTTYGADSRYDWISLRGFDAYSPGFYLDGLPLRNNSTWGVWRTENYGAERIELLRGPSSVLYGMSGPGGVVNVVSKRPTAEPIRELQLQVGDHARKQVAGDFSGALDADGKLLYRITGLVRDAQLPAGKEADDRMYIAPALTWKPSSDTTLTLLSQFSRTRAGVYTRARPQVGSLDATAIGTRIPSKLFVGEPGFDRFNQDQEMVGYQFEHRINDTFTVRQNARYAHQKLDYTGTQLTGFMALNPEVPNDPLNFQQMSRSVFGSRENIGALALDNQLQADFRLGETQHKVLVGLDYQRTRIDQVTFSGGSASPLNIYAPRYGGPIELPAPYFDGITRLAQTGVYLQDQIKWGDRWTLTLGGRYDTADSTVDSRLDGARQRIRDHKFTSRAGLVYLHPSGWAPYLSYSESFAPTATIDPVSGDPFKPESGKQYEAGVRYQPTGSKAMYSAAIFDLRRKNYISYDAEFMPKQTGEISVRGLELEATAEIVSRLNLTASYSYTPRAIVTASANTREIGKQATAVPRHRLSVWADYRFVNGVKVGLGARYTGSNYGDGEAAWPSKVPASTVFDAMLGYDIDRWSLALNLRNLTNKTYFANCGFRNCYYGYPRTATATATYRW is encoded by the coding sequence ATGACGAAGCGCTTGATAACAAAGATGACACCCGCGCCGCTGGCCCTGGCCGTTGCACTGGCCCTGGCGAACGCGCCCCTGATGGCCCGGGCGCAGGGCGCGCCCCAGCCGATCAGCATCGCCGCGCAGCCGCTGGCCGAGGCGCTGAACGACTGGGCGCGGCAGACCCGCATCCAGCTGGTCGTGCAGCAGAACCTGGTCGCGGGCAAGTCCGCACCGGCCATCTCGGGCAGCCTCACGGCCCGGCAGGCGCTCGACCGGCTGCTGGCCGGCAGCGGCCTGGCGGCCACGATGGAAGGCAACGCGGCGGTCATCAAGGCCGCGCCGGCATCGGGCGGCACCTCCACGCTGCCGGCCGTGACGGTCGTGGCCGACGGCGAAGAAAGCGCCACCGGCCGCGTGCAGGGCTACGTCGCCAGGCGCAGCGCCACCGGCACCAAGACCGACACGCCGATCATCGAGACGCCGCAGTCGATCTCGGTGATCACGGCCGACCGCATCGAGGCCATGGGCGCCGCCAACCTCAAGGACGCGCTGGGCTACACGCCGGGCGTGTCGACCACCACCTACGGCGCCGATTCGCGCTACGACTGGATCTCGCTGCGCGGCTTCGACGCCTATTCGCCGGGCTTCTATCTGGACGGCCTGCCGCTGCGCAACAACAGCACCTGGGGCGTGTGGCGCACCGAGAACTACGGCGCCGAGCGCATCGAGCTGCTGCGCGGCCCGTCGTCGGTGCTGTACGGCATGAGCGGCCCCGGCGGGGTGGTGAACGTGGTCAGCAAGCGCCCCACGGCCGAGCCGATTCGCGAGCTGCAGCTGCAGGTGGGTGACCACGCCCGCAAGCAAGTGGCGGGCGATTTCTCGGGCGCGCTGGATGCCGACGGCAAGCTGCTGTACCGCATCACCGGCCTCGTGCGCGACGCGCAACTGCCGGCGGGCAAGGAGGCCGACGACCGCATGTACATCGCGCCCGCACTCACGTGGAAGCCGTCGAGCGACACCACGCTCACGCTGCTGTCGCAGTTCTCGCGCACGCGCGCCGGCGTCTACACGCGCGCACGGCCGCAGGTCGGTTCGCTCGACGCGACCGCCATCGGCACCCGCATTCCCTCGAAACTGTTCGTCGGCGAGCCCGGCTTCGACCGCTTCAATCAAGACCAGGAGATGGTCGGCTACCAGTTCGAGCACCGCATCAACGACACCTTCACGGTGCGGCAGAACGCGCGCTACGCGCACCAGAAGCTCGACTACACGGGCACCCAACTGACCGGCTTCATGGCGCTGAACCCCGAGGTGCCGAACGACCCGCTCAACTTCCAGCAGATGTCGCGCAGCGTGTTCGGCAGCCGCGAGAACATCGGCGCGCTGGCACTCGACAACCAGCTGCAGGCCGACTTCCGCCTGGGCGAGACGCAGCACAAGGTGCTGGTCGGGCTGGACTACCAGCGCACGCGCATCGACCAGGTCACCTTCAGCGGCGGCAGCGCCTCGCCGCTGAACATCTACGCGCCGCGCTACGGCGGCCCGATCGAGTTGCCCGCGCCGTACTTCGACGGCATCACCCGGCTTGCGCAGACCGGCGTCTACCTGCAGGACCAGATCAAGTGGGGCGACCGCTGGACGCTGACTTTGGGCGGGCGCTACGACACCGCCGACAGCACGGTGGACAGCCGCCTCGACGGCGCGCGCCAACGCATCCGCGACCACAAGTTCACCAGCCGCGCGGGCCTGGTCTACCTGCACCCGAGCGGCTGGGCGCCGTACCTGAGCTACTCGGAGTCGTTCGCGCCCACGGCCACCATCGACCCGGTGTCGGGCGACCCGTTCAAGCCCGAAAGCGGCAAGCAATACGAGGCCGGCGTGCGCTACCAGCCCACGGGCAGCAAGGCGATGTACAGCGCCGCCATCTTCGATCTGCGGCGCAAGAACTACATCAGCTACGACGCCGAGTTCATGCCCAAGCAGACGGGCGAGATCTCGGTGCGCGGCCTGGAGCTCGAGGCCACGGCCGAGATCGTCTCGCGCCTGAACCTCACGGCCTCGTACAGCTACACGCCGCGCGCCATCGTCACGGCCAGCGCCAACACGAGGGAGATCGGCAAGCAGGCCACGGCCGTGCCGCGCCACCGGCTGTCGGTGTGGGCGGACTACCGTTTTGTCAACGGTGTGAAGGTGGGACTGGGCGCCCGCTACACGGGATCGAACTACGGCGACGGCGAAGCCGCGTGGCCGAGCAAGGTGCCCGCATCGACGGTGTTCGACGCCATGCTCGGCTACGACATCGACCGCTGGAGCCTGGCGCTGAATCTGCGCAACCTCACCAACAAGACCTACTTCGCCAACTGCGGCTTCCGCAACTGCTACTACGGCTATCCGCGCACGGCGACGGCCACGGCAACCTACCGTTGGTGA
- a CDS encoding VOC family protein, translating into MQKIIPCLWFDGNGEDAVKFYTAIFPKSRLTDTLLWGDVNPAKKGQLLTATFELDGQSFMVLNGGPEYKITPAISLIVTCETQEEVDYYWDKLLEGGGQPVQCGWLTDRFGVSWQVTPMPLIRMFQDKDAAKAARAMAAMMKMIKLDIATVKKAFDGE; encoded by the coding sequence ATGCAGAAGATCATTCCCTGCCTCTGGTTCGACGGCAACGGCGAGGACGCGGTCAAGTTCTACACCGCCATCTTTCCGAAGTCGCGCCTCACCGACACACTGCTCTGGGGCGACGTGAATCCCGCCAAGAAGGGCCAGCTGCTCACCGCGACCTTCGAGCTCGACGGCCAGTCGTTCATGGTGCTCAACGGCGGGCCCGAATACAAGATCACGCCGGCCATTTCGCTCATCGTGACGTGCGAAACGCAGGAGGAGGTCGACTACTACTGGGACAAGCTGCTCGAGGGCGGCGGCCAGCCCGTGCAGTGCGGCTGGCTCACCGACCGCTTCGGCGTGTCGTGGCAGGTCACGCCGATGCCGCTGATCCGCATGTTCCAGGACAAGGATGCGGCCAAGGCCGCCCGTGCGATGGCGGCCATGATGAAGATGATCAAGCTCGACATCGCCACGGTGAAGAAAGCCTTCGACGGGGAGTGA
- a CDS encoding MATE family efflux transporter, with protein sequence MSAAPDSSSTATATSPGNPSGLRGVPVAPAGAARPLWKVFLFFLAPMLLSNILQSLSGTINNVYVGQMLGVSALAAVSSFFPVMFFFIAFIIGLGAGASVLIGQAWGARDAAKAKAVAGTTLTVGLLLGLAIAVFGGVFTTPMLAMLGTPPDVLADSTRYARIMLIAMPGVFLFLLATAMLRGVGDTITPLLTLLISTAIGLVVTPALIRGWGGLPQLGVAAGAWASVLSFAVATTWLGFRLRQKKSPLAPDAEFFRCLRIQPQLLKAVLKIGVPTGVQMIVVALAEVVLLSMVNSYGSNATAAYGAVNQVVAYVQFPAISIAITTSILGAQAIGAGRANRLGAIVQTALGMNLVLTGGLVLLGYLFSRPLMGFFITSAPVIEIAQNLLHIMLWSMVLFGMASAVSGIMRASGSVLVPTLITIACILGVEVPVAWLMSRTFGLGLDGIWIAYPVTFGAMLLLQTAYYRLVWRKKSIGRLV encoded by the coding sequence ATGAGCGCGGCGCCCGACAGCAGCAGCACCGCCACCGCCACCAGCCCCGGCAACCCGAGCGGCCTGCGGGGCGTGCCCGTGGCGCCCGCGGGTGCGGCGCGTCCGCTGTGGAAGGTGTTCCTGTTCTTCCTGGCGCCGATGTTGCTCAGCAACATCCTGCAGTCGCTCTCCGGCACCATCAACAACGTCTACGTCGGGCAGATGCTCGGCGTGAGCGCGCTGGCGGCGGTCTCGAGCTTCTTCCCGGTGATGTTCTTCTTCATCGCCTTCATCATCGGCCTGGGGGCCGGTGCCTCGGTGCTCATCGGCCAGGCCTGGGGCGCGCGCGACGCGGCCAAGGCCAAGGCGGTGGCGGGCACCACGCTCACGGTGGGCCTGCTGCTGGGCCTGGCGATCGCGGTGTTCGGCGGCGTCTTCACCACGCCGATGCTGGCCATGCTGGGCACACCGCCCGACGTGCTGGCCGACTCCACGCGCTACGCCCGCATCATGCTGATCGCAATGCCCGGCGTGTTCCTGTTCCTGCTGGCCACGGCCATGCTGCGCGGCGTGGGCGACACCATCACGCCGCTGCTGACGCTGCTGATTTCCACGGCCATCGGCCTCGTCGTCACGCCCGCGCTCATCCGCGGTTGGGGCGGGCTGCCGCAGCTCGGCGTGGCGGCCGGCGCATGGGCCTCGGTGCTGTCGTTCGCGGTCGCGACCACGTGGCTGGGCTTCCGGCTGCGCCAGAAAAAGAGCCCGCTCGCGCCCGATGCGGAGTTCTTCCGGTGCCTGCGCATCCAGCCGCAGCTGCTGAAGGCCGTGCTGAAAATCGGCGTGCCCACGGGCGTGCAGATGATCGTGGTGGCGCTGGCCGAAGTGGTGCTGCTGTCGATGGTCAACAGCTACGGCTCCAACGCCACGGCCGCGTACGGCGCGGTGAACCAGGTGGTGGCGTACGTGCAGTTCCCGGCCATCTCGATCGCGATCACCACGTCGATCCTCGGCGCGCAGGCCATCGGCGCGGGCCGCGCCAACCGGCTCGGCGCCATCGTGCAGACCGCGCTCGGCATGAACCTCGTCCTCACGGGCGGGCTGGTGCTGCTGGGCTACCTGTTCTCGCGCCCGCTGATGGGCTTCTTCATCACCAGCGCACCGGTGATCGAGATTGCGCAGAACCTGCTGCACATCATGCTGTGGAGCATGGTGCTGTTCGGCATGGCCTCGGCGGTGTCGGGGATCATGCGTGCCAGCGGCTCGGTGCTGGTGCCGACGCTCATCACCATTGCATGCATCCTGGGCGTCGAAGTGCCGGTGGCCTGGCTCATGAGCCGCACCTTCGGCCTGGGCCTGGACGGCATCTGGATCGCCTACCCGGTCACCTTCGGCGCGATGCTGCTGCTGCAGACCGCGTACTACCGGCTGGTGTGGCGCAAGAAGTCGATCGGCCGGCTGGTCTGA
- a CDS encoding DUF2239 family protein produces MSPDELPTTFTAFAGFQRVAAGTKAQVLTQLRERGDAAACLVFNDQTGEQLDVDLRDPKAIETSALEAEKHEDAPRGVGRPRLGVVAREVTLLPRHWDWLGRQPGGASVALRKLVDDARHVHADRDTVRAAREATYRFMTAIAGNLPHFEEATRALFAGEHQRFSDLVEPWPTDLRVHLHKLSAGGWGAA; encoded by the coding sequence ATGTCACCCGACGAACTACCGACCACATTCACTGCGTTTGCCGGCTTCCAGCGTGTCGCTGCCGGCACCAAGGCCCAGGTGCTCACGCAACTGCGCGAGCGCGGCGACGCCGCCGCCTGCCTCGTGTTCAACGACCAGACCGGCGAGCAGCTCGATGTCGATCTGCGCGACCCGAAGGCCATCGAAACCTCCGCGCTCGAAGCCGAAAAACACGAAGACGCACCCCGCGGCGTCGGCCGTCCGCGGCTGGGCGTGGTGGCGCGCGAAGTCACGCTGCTGCCGCGCCACTGGGACTGGCTCGGACGCCAGCCGGGCGGCGCCTCGGTGGCGCTGCGCAAGCTGGTCGACGACGCACGCCACGTGCACGCCGACCGCGACACCGTGCGCGCCGCGCGCGAAGCCACCTACCGCTTCATGACCGCCATCGCCGGCAACCTGCCCCACTTCGAGGAAGCCACGCGCGCGCTGTTCGCGGGCGAGCACCAGCGCTTCAGCGATCTTGTCGAACCCTGGCCCACCGACCTGCGCGTGCACCTGCACAAGCTGTCGGCCGGTGGCTGGGGCGCCGCATGA
- a CDS encoding MarR family winged helix-turn-helix transcriptional regulator — MSTDALGFCLDLGRAHASLSLKLNEDLGAFHGLDYEDFTLLHLLLRAGNGRVPMAELAHTLGLPMSALIRKMVLLEKTGLAERMTGTEGDNRRHAVIRGGGKQLMQAALPTVEAICADAVKSLDPQRLPDLHAALRTLCDHDTPHA, encoded by the coding sequence ATGAGCACCGACGCACTGGGCTTTTGCCTCGACCTCGGCCGCGCCCACGCCAGCCTGAGCCTGAAGCTCAACGAAGACCTGGGCGCCTTCCATGGCCTGGACTACGAAGACTTCACCCTGCTCCACCTGTTGCTGCGTGCCGGCAACGGCCGCGTGCCGATGGCCGAGCTTGCGCACACGCTGGGGTTGCCAATGTCGGCGTTGATCCGCAAGATGGTGCTGCTCGAAAAGACCGGCCTGGCCGAGCGCATGACGGGAACGGAGGGCGACAACCGGCGCCACGCGGTGATTCGCGGCGGCGGCAAGCAATTGATGCAGGCTGCCCTCCCGACCGTCGAGGCGATCTGCGCCGACGCCGTGAAATCGCTGGACCCGCAACGCCTGCCAGACCTCCATGCCGCGCTGCGGACGCTGTGCGATCACGACACGCCGCACGCCTGA
- a CDS encoding GIY-YIG nuclease family protein yields MNPSPLTRRTLIKQYKDSVRPAGVFVVRNLTDGRVYVAGSLDVEGAMNRARFELNLRSHRNKALQRDWVAQGATHFSFEVIDRVKERDDPAFDRAAELEKLLELWREELPCTGDKGYNTP; encoded by the coding sequence ATGAATCCATCTCCCCTCACGCGACGTACCCTCATCAAGCAATACAAGGACAGCGTGCGCCCCGCGGGCGTGTTCGTCGTCCGCAACCTGACGGACGGCCGCGTCTACGTGGCCGGCAGCCTCGACGTAGAAGGTGCCATGAACCGAGCCCGCTTCGAACTGAACCTGCGCTCGCACCGCAACAAGGCATTGCAGCGCGACTGGGTGGCGCAGGGCGCGACGCACTTCAGCTTCGAGGTGATCGACCGGGTGAAGGAGCGCGACGACCCCGCCTTCGACCGCGCGGCCGAACTCGAAAAGCTGCTTGAACTCTGGCGCGAGGAACTCCCCTGCACCGGTGACAAGGGCTACAACACACCATGA